Below is a genomic region from Rana temporaria chromosome 3, aRanTem1.1, whole genome shotgun sequence.
AGTCCATTTCATTTGTTGGTTGCGCCCTtcagctttatttattttgtgcattCGCAAGCACTGAGACCCTTCTCCTCTCTACCATGTCGTATGACCGTTATGTGGCTATCTGCCACCCTCTCCATTACGCACTAATAATAACCAagaagaaatgtttttgtttggTACTTTATTCTTCCTTAATTTGTTTCTTGCAGTCAATTGCACATACCAGTTGTGTGTTTAGTCTTCCATTCTGTGGATCAAACCTTATTGACCATTTCTACTGTGACATCCCACCACTGTTGACACTATCCTGCTCCAGCACTTTCCATTGCTATCTGGTAACTGGCACCCTTGTAATAGCCTATGGAGTATATACATTCGTGTCAATCTTCCTGTCatacacttttatatttctttcaaTTTTTAAGATAAAATCCACTAAGGGCAGACAGAAGGCCTTCAGTACATGCTCCTCACATATTATTACTGTCTCCATTTTCTTCACAGCTGTTTTCTTCACCTATCTTCATCCTCATTCAGGGGTCTTAAAAATACAAGACAAAGTGACCTCTGTCTTCTTTACAGTAGTTACTCCAATGCTAAATCCGCTTATCTACAGCCTAAGGAACCAAGAGGTGAAGAAATTCCTTGCCCAAGCAAAGCAAAAAATCATGCTTAGATTTATAGTATAGCATAGAATAGCAGAGAATTATGCTTTCTAAAATTCCTGCATTTATTGCTGTAAACTATATCTTTATAAACAACAAGTATCAGAACATATTGTTTTTGCAGTTTAAAACCATTTTGACAACTGTCATTTGGTCAAATTAGACCTCACCCACTCTCTGCCTAACTgacgattaaccacttccagaccttaggtgtttttcagattcggtgtttgcaagactaaaacagttttttctgctagaaaattacttaaaacccccaaacattatatattttttttctaacaccctagagaataaaatagtggtcattgcaatactttttgtcacaccgtatttgcgcagcggtcttacaagcgcactttttttggaaaaaattcacttttttgaattaaaaaatatgacaacaataaatttggcccaatttttttatatattttgaaagataatgttacgccgagtaaaatgatgcccaacatgtcacgcttaaaaattgcgcccgctcgtggtatggcgtcaaacttttacccttaaaaatctcgataggcgatgtttaaaaaattctagagattgcattttttgagctacagagtagctctagggctataattattgctctcgctctaacgatcgtggcgatacctcacttgtgtgatttgaacaccgttttcatatgcgggcgctactcgcatatgcgtttgcttctgcacgcgagctcgtcgggacggggcgctttaaaaaaaaaaaaatgttgttttcttatttatttttatttattttattattttttacactgaaaaaaaaataataataattttatcacttttattcctattacaaggcatgtaaacatcccttgtaatagaaaaaagcatgacagatcctcttaaatatgagatctggggtcaaaaagacctcagatctcatatttgggcttaagtgcaaaaaataaaaaaataaaaaaaaatgtcattttttcaaatgaccaaaaaaaaaaattgtctctttaagaggctgggcgggactgacgttttgacgtcacttccgcccagccgagctatggggacgggcgaaggagatttttccttcagtctcgtctccgctcaccagccgacagcaaccgatcgcctccgccgctaccgacggctccggtaagcggcggagggcgcgggagagcggcgggaggggggggcccctctcccaccaccgataacggcgatctcgcggtgaatccgccgcggagaccgccattatcggattccagaccgcgcacactaaaaatggatacctcggttgtgacagcagctgctgccgttaccgagatatgtatctttaaaaataggacgtacatcgtcgtgcgcaggtctggaagtggttaaggcaggggcggactgggccAGGGGACAAGGATGCGTTttccccctgggctgctctgatATGCTCTGCAAAGGCTGCCTTGTCGCCAGCTCAGGACCGCACATGTGCAGTATTTGAGCTGGCCGAGTGCAGCAGCTATATCCAGCACTGTGAGCAGCGATGTCTTCTCTGTTTCACAGCCGACAGTCTGTGTTACAGagcccagcccctccctcctccacacgaTTGGCTGGAAGAGGCTGCTCTCTCTTTCCCCGCCCAAACTATGGCCAGCCTGTGTGCTGACTGGGAAGAAGATGTGTGGGCGGGAAGTTCAATCTGAGCAGTCGGCTTAGGCTCGAATGCAGTGAGTCAAATGGGACCATACAAGTAAAGTAAAGTGAGCCTCtccaccctccccctctctgcagctaaaactttttttttttctagcggcCTGTGAAAGACACTACCCAggtgcagggccgtttgaaggaatttgggggccccaagcaaaatggacatggagacccccaaaccccagaaaCCCCCCcgccgcacgcaaagcctacaggtaccacagcatagcgatacagtttacGCTCACCCACacgttatataaataaaaaatgtttacagtgcaaatactgctgttgcaTATAATGTGCCGCAGCAAACGCGTGTAGCTGAATTGCGAGTGTTCTGCATGGAATGCAGGGGTCAGATATGTCCTGGGGAGAGGGCTAGTgctagagaggggagagatagatatgtgctgggggcagAGGCGGTCGGTGCTCAAATttgtttggggggcgcaaactgattctaaaaaaaagaaacatcaaatgcagtcagtgtgccccatcaaatgcagccaccgtgccccatcatatgcagccaccgtgccccatcatatgcagccaccgtgccccatcatatgcagccaccgtgccccatcaaatgcagtcaccgtgccccatcatatgcagtcaccgtgccccatcatatgcagccaccgtgccccatcatatgcagccaccgtgccccatcaaatgcagtcaccgtgccccatcatatgcagtcaccgtgccccatcatatgcagccaccgtgccccatcaaatgcagtcaccgtgccccatcatatgcagccaccgtgccccatcaaatgcagtcaccgtgccccatcatatgcagtcaccgtgccccatcaaatgcagccaccgtgccccatcaaatgcagtcaccgtgccccatcatatgcagccaccgtgccccatcaaatgcagtcaccgtgccccatcaaatgcagccaccgtgccccatcatatgcagccaccgtgccccatcatatgcagccaccgtgccccatcatatgcagccaccgtgccccatcaaatgcagtcactgtgccccatcatatgcagccaccgtgccccatcatatgcagccaccgtgcccatcatatgcagccaccgtgccccataatatgcagccactgtgtccatcatatacAACCTCTGTACCCACATGTGCTTGGGGTgtcagatatgtgctgggggggagCCTTGTGAGAGAAAAGATACAGTACAAGGGGGATGGGTAGGATATGTGCTGGAGGGGTGTTttgggaaggaagaggggttgtCAAATTTAAAATCTAATTCACACTTCTAGCATTGCCTCCCAGCACATGTCCTCCTAacctaaccccttgatcactcAAATGACATCTACCTTGTCCTCCTTTCCAGACAgacactctcccccctccctcctccatctacAGTACAGAGCATAATAAAAACTTAGAGCAGACCTGATCAGAGCgtcccatctccccctcctcctcctccttcttctcgtgtgtgtgtttacagaaaggaggaggggaggagcattGATACACTCACTGCTCTGCTCAACTAACCAGAGGGGGAGACTCGTCTctgccgggaaaaaaataaataaataaatgttaaagTAACAGACATCGCTGCCACTGTAAATCGCTGGGATTAAATATCCGGCCTGCCACacacagcccagtccgcccctgcttctcTCCCCTCAAACGAAAGCCCCCATTCCCGCAGTGGAACAAACAGGCACCTGcttgggggcccctggccagctcggggccctaaGCAGTTGCCTGCTTTGCCTCTctagttccgacgggcctgcccaGGTGTTATGATGTGGGCTCACGCTGGTATCCTGCAGTTTGTCTTCCTGCATGTTGCCCCCTATTCCCATAGAGGTTGCACATTTTTACTGcatgttctgaaagtgcacaaaatgtcctgaatgctgcatctttggtgcaattccagaaaatgcagcaaaaatctGCAACCTGGGGGACTATGACTGTGGAAAACTGGCAGTACCCCAGTGTGAGCCCAAAAACTTGTATTCACTTGCAGCAGGCACTGCCACTCCACTGAAAAGTGACAGGCAGAGGAGGTGATATCatatttcctccctgcctgttttaaccccctaaatgcCAATTCCTCCAGGTAATGGCATGGTTCACTTTTGAACTCCACCTTGTTTCCATTACTCTCAGTAGGTATTAGATGTGTTCTCACCTTAttgtttgcacatctaatacctaaagagttctggaaataaggtggagtaaaaaatgaatttctacACCCAAGTGGAGCATTTCTTTCTCAAGATTTGAGGGTATTATTAAACCCAAAGGCTGGTTGACCTAGGCCACCATAGACAGATTGAAATtctgctggttcagcagaaagttCAATCTATCTATGTGCAGAATGTGGTTGTACAGAATTCAATCTAtcaattgacttcagtacaaccagcgtgtctttttttttttaggcaatcactgctggctgctatagctgccagcagt
It encodes:
- the LOC120930777 gene encoding olfactory receptor 1020-like, with the protein product MFEFSGLSDDKKLSKFLFIFFLLVYMMTIVGNLAIIALVYAFSSLHTPMYFFLSSLSLVDIFYSSVITPNMLINFLSTKKSISFVGCALQLYLFCAFASTETLLLSTMSYDRYVAICHPLHYALIITKKKCFCLVLYSSLICFLQSIAHTSCVFSLPFCGSNLIDHFYCDIPPLLTLSCSSTFHCYLVTGTLVIAYGVYTFVSIFLSYTFIFLSIFKIKSTKGRQKAFSTCSSHIITVSIFFTAVFFTYLHPHSGVLKIQDKVTSVFFTVVTPMLNPLIYSLRNQEVKKFLAQAKQKIMLRFIV